Proteins co-encoded in one Actinomadura luteofluorescens genomic window:
- a CDS encoding phosphopantetheine-binding protein, translating into MDGELGGDLRGPDDERVLATVREFVSRHTGGASIADDVDIFATGYVSSLFAVQILTWVERTFDIAVAGDDLDIANFQSVEAITRFVAEKRAVASTGTIGG; encoded by the coding sequence ATGGACGGTGAACTCGGCGGGGACCTGCGGGGACCCGACGACGAGCGGGTGCTCGCCACGGTGCGGGAATTCGTGTCCCGGCACACCGGGGGAGCGTCGATCGCCGACGATGTCGACATCTTCGCCACCGGCTACGTCAGCTCTTTGTTCGCGGTGCAGATCCTCACCTGGGTCGAGCGCACCTTCGATATCGCGGTCGCCGGCGACGATCTGGACATCGCGAACTTCCAGAGCGTCGAGGCCATCACCCGGTTCGTGGCGGAGAAGCGGGCCGTCGCGTCGACCGGGACGATCGGAGGGTGA
- a CDS encoding acyl-CoA dehydrogenase family protein — MLCMWVARRHMRGIVRHVPIAAHALRRYCVDFAISPRQRELCAETVRFARQELGGRTDESDRSGSLDTEGWRKAAEFGALGWPVPREHGGSGFDPLTSALAFEALGYGCSNNGLLFAINNHVWACAIYLVKHGTERQKARWLPELCRGAVVGAHALTEPQAGSDMLALAATAHRDGSGWVLNGTKTFISNGSCADLFVTFARTSESEGPERALSAFLVPADAPGVRVTRELEKAGLRGAPMGEIQFSDVRLDADQLLGREGAGYQIFTSTIEWERGFLFASGVGTMRRLLETCVEHAAKREQFDRPIGSFQAVSHTLADMRIRLELAQLTLYKFGWLKREGRLAMLESSILKLVVSEGLLETALEAVQLHGARGYLTEGGIEREVRDALAGTIYGGTSQIQRSIIASLLGLPGAP, encoded by the coding sequence ATGCTCTGCATGTGGGTCGCCCGGCGGCACATGCGCGGCATCGTTCGCCATGTGCCGATCGCCGCCCATGCCCTCAGGAGGTACTGCGTGGATTTCGCGATAAGCCCGAGACAGCGAGAGCTGTGCGCAGAAACAGTTCGTTTTGCACGCCAGGAGTTGGGCGGACGCACCGACGAATCCGACAGGTCGGGGAGCCTCGACACCGAAGGCTGGCGGAAGGCCGCCGAGTTCGGGGCACTGGGCTGGCCGGTGCCCCGCGAGCACGGCGGTTCCGGGTTCGATCCGCTCACCTCGGCGCTGGCCTTCGAGGCGCTCGGCTACGGATGCTCGAACAACGGCCTGCTCTTCGCGATCAACAATCATGTCTGGGCCTGCGCGATCTACCTGGTCAAGCACGGCACCGAGCGGCAGAAGGCCCGCTGGCTGCCGGAACTGTGCAGGGGAGCGGTCGTCGGCGCGCACGCCCTGACCGAGCCGCAGGCGGGTTCGGACATGCTGGCGCTGGCCGCCACGGCGCACCGGGACGGCTCGGGCTGGGTGCTGAACGGGACCAAGACCTTCATCAGCAACGGCTCGTGTGCGGACCTCTTCGTCACGTTCGCGAGGACCAGTGAATCGGAGGGCCCCGAGCGCGCGCTGTCGGCGTTCCTGGTGCCCGCCGACGCGCCCGGAGTGCGGGTCACGCGCGAGCTGGAAAAGGCCGGTCTGCGCGGTGCCCCCATGGGGGAGATCCAATTCTCGGACGTCCGGCTCGACGCGGATCAACTGCTGGGCCGGGAGGGCGCCGGGTACCAGATATTCACGTCGACGATCGAGTGGGAACGCGGTTTCCTCTTCGCCAGCGGCGTCGGGACAATGCGGCGGCTGCTGGAGACATGTGTCGAGCACGCCGCGAAACGTGAGCAGTTCGACCGGCCGATCGGGTCATTCCAGGCCGTGTCCCACACGCTGGCCGACATGCGAATACGCCTCGAACTCGCGCAGTTGACGCTGTACAAGTTCGGCTGGCTGAAGCGGGAGGGGCGGCTGGCCATGCTGGAGTCGTCGATCCTCAAGCTCGTCGTCAGCGAGGGCCTGCTCGAAACCGCCCTGGAGGCGGTCCAGCTCCATGGCGCGCGTGGCTACCTCACCGAGGGCGGGATCGAACGGGAGGTGCGCGACGCGCTCGCCGGCACGATCTACGGCGGTACGTCGCAGATCCAGCGGTCGATCATCGCGAGCCTGCTCGGCCTGCCGGGTGCGCCATGA
- a CDS encoding 3-hydroxyacyl-CoA dehydrogenase family protein, with the protein MINAVGVVGAGTIGTGVAHAFAEAGYPVVLVDTSEEALKTARETIAGNARLLPVVVGRAPTRTADEILALITPSTELGDLRDVGYVVENVTEKWDVKKDLYRDLDRVCAPECVLAVNTSAIPITRLAGRTSRPDKVIGNHFMNPVPVMPLVEIIRGFHTSDATLESSRRLLAGIGKDTILVGDSSGFVTNRVLMLTINEAIFLLHEQVSSPTDIDRLFKKCFGHRMGPMETADLIGLDTVLYSLEVLLDEFKDPKYRPCPLLRRYVDAGLLGRKTGRGFHVYDHD; encoded by the coding sequence ATGATCAACGCGGTCGGAGTCGTCGGAGCCGGCACCATCGGCACCGGGGTCGCCCATGCCTTCGCCGAGGCGGGGTACCCCGTCGTCCTGGTCGACACCTCCGAGGAGGCGCTGAAGACCGCGAGGGAGACGATCGCGGGGAACGCCCGGCTGCTGCCCGTGGTGGTAGGCCGCGCCCCGACGCGCACGGCCGACGAGATCCTCGCCCTGATCACGCCGTCCACCGAGCTGGGGGACCTTCGCGACGTCGGCTACGTGGTGGAGAACGTGACCGAGAAGTGGGACGTCAAGAAGGACCTCTACCGCGATCTGGACCGCGTCTGCGCGCCGGAGTGCGTCCTCGCGGTCAACACCTCGGCGATTCCCATCACCAGGCTCGCGGGTCGCACGAGCAGACCGGACAAGGTGATCGGCAACCATTTCATGAACCCGGTGCCGGTCATGCCCCTCGTGGAGATCATCCGGGGCTTCCACACGAGCGACGCGACCCTCGAGTCGTCCCGGCGGCTGCTGGCCGGCATCGGCAAGGACACCATCCTCGTGGGCGACTCCTCGGGTTTCGTGACCAACCGCGTGCTCATGCTCACGATCAACGAGGCGATCTTCCTGCTGCACGAGCAGGTGTCCTCGCCGACGGACATCGACCGGCTCTTCAAGAAATGCTTCGGGCACCGGATGGGGCCCATGGAGACCGCCGACCTCATCGGCCTCGACACCGTCCTCTATTCGCTCGAGGTCTTGCTGGACGAGTTCAAGGACCCGAAGTACCGGCCGTGCCCGCTGCTGCGCAGGTATGTGGACGCCGGTCTGCTCGGGCGGAAGACCGGACGGGGTTTCCACGTCTATGACCACGACTGA
- a CDS encoding GNAT family N-acetyltransferase, which produces MLLRMATPADLGGLLDIYDSTLRWLAGRGIDQWQEPRLEPEMMKAAILASIHHRQTWCAIDERGRPAGLVTIKPHTQPGLWLPEEEAEPHRYIYLSLVSREHAGTGLGADLVDWAASRAAREGAHWIRGDAWTGNTPLTDYYLRQGWELVRVVHRPDQPSGVLLQRRADVRETPRLVEVTET; this is translated from the coding sequence GTGCTGTTGCGGATGGCTACCCCGGCAGATCTCGGCGGGCTGCTGGACATATACGACAGCACCCTGAGATGGCTGGCCGGGCGCGGCATCGACCAATGGCAGGAGCCCCGCCTGGAACCCGAGATGATGAAGGCGGCCATCCTGGCGTCCATCCACCACCGGCAGACCTGGTGCGCGATCGACGAACGCGGGCGACCGGCCGGCCTGGTGACGATCAAGCCGCACACGCAGCCCGGCCTCTGGCTGCCGGAGGAGGAGGCCGAACCCCATCGATACATTTACCTGTCGCTTGTATCCCGGGAGCACGCCGGCACCGGGCTCGGAGCCGACCTGGTGGACTGGGCCGCCTCCCGGGCCGCCAGGGAGGGAGCGCACTGGATCCGCGGTGACGCGTGGACCGGCAACACGCCCCTGACGGACTACTACCTGCGGCAGGGATGGGAACTGGTGCGGGTCGTCCACCGGCCGGACCAGCCGTCGGGTGTGCTGCTCCAGCGGCGCGCCGATGTCCGCGAGACCCCGCGCCTGGTCGAGGTGACCGAGACGTGA